The proteins below come from a single Stomoxys calcitrans chromosome 1, idStoCalc2.1, whole genome shotgun sequence genomic window:
- the LOC106086278 gene encoding ATP-binding cassette sub-family F member 3: MSQFTAILQKEFPAMDNELKEYVEGVLKSIDDFETSDDIYDAVGDILQSINSEKTEDNVRELCMQFFSIMKVGAADDIKQQKVLNAPVNIAEMAKNMETSDNDMHSIWLVNKDSGNKVDSKKLGKAEAKLQQKQEKRQDSTKGPQGPVKLQQATASQVTNKKATKMDAKGTNRSMDIKIENFDLAFGDKVLLQNANLLLSFGRRYGLVGRNGLGKTTLLRMLSERQLQIPSHITVLHVEQEVVGDETSAVDSVLECDTERTRLMAREKEIMALLNSGTQDANLSAELSEVYAQLQNIEADKAVARASVILKGLGFDSDMQQRPTKSFSGGWRMRLALARALFSKPDLLLLDEPTNMLDIKAIIWLETYLQTWPTTILVVSHDRNFLDTVPTDILHLHSQQLEPYKGNYEQFEKTKNEKLKAQRREYEAQMAHRNHVQEFIDRFRYNANRAASVQSKIKMLEKLPELKPVEKEVEVKLKFPDVEPLNPPVLAISDIEFRYNPNDPLPVFKNVNLSATSDSRICIVGENGAGKSTLLKIIVGQLTTPLGNIVLHRSLRIGYFAQHHVDHLNMNLTCVGVLAELFPGRPDEEYRRQLGSFGVSGTLALQSLASLSGGQKSRVALAKMCMAEPNFLVLDEPTNHLDIETIDALGKAINAFKGGVILVSHDERLIKVVCKELWVCGDRTVRAIEGGLDEYKREVYKEIEANS, encoded by the exons ATGAGCCAATTCACAGCGATACTCCAAAAGGAATTTCCAGCAATGGACAATGAACTTAAGGAGTACGTGGAAGGGGTTCTCAAATCCATTGATGATTTTGAGACATCAGATGATATCTATGATGCTGtgggtgacattttacaaagtattaatagcgaaaagaCAGAGGACAATGTAAGAGAATTGTGCATGCAGTTCTTTAGCATAATGAAAGTTGGTGCAGCAGATGATATTAAACAGCAAAAAGTTCTAAATGCCCCGGTCAACATAGCAGAAATGGCCAAGAACATGGAAACATCTGACAATGATATGCACAGTATATGGCTGGTCAACAAGGATTCGGGCAAT AAAGTTGATTCGAAAAAATTGGGCAAGGCTGAGGCAaagttacaacaaaaacaagaaaaacgtCAAGATTCTACAAAGGGTCCACAAGGCCCTGTCAAATTGCAGCAAGCAACTGCCTCTCAGGTTACCAATAAGAAGGCCACCAAAATGGATGCCAAAGGCACTAATCGTTCTATGgatattaaaattgaaaacttTGATTTGGCCTTTGGGGACAA AGTTTTACTACAAAACGCCAATCTTTTGCTATCATTTGGCCGCCGCTATGGTCTTGTTGGACGCAATGGCTTGGGAAAGACCACTTTACTTCGAATGCTTTCGGAGCGTCAACTTCAAATACCTTCTCACATTACCGTCTTGCATGTGGAACAGGAAGTTGTGGGTGATGAAACTTCGGCGGTGGATAGTGTGCTCGAATGCGACACAGAACGTACCCGTCTTATGGCAAGAGAAAAGGAAATAATGGCTCTATTGAACAGTGGAACACAAGATGCTAACCTAAGTGCAGAGCttagtgaagtttatgcccaGTTGCAAAACATAGAAGCAGACAAAGCGGTGGCAAGAGCATCTGTTATACTTAAAGGTTTGGGTTTCGACAGTGATATGCAGCAAAGACCTACAAAATCATTCTCCGGTGGATGGCGTATGCGTTTGGCTTTGGCTAGGGCTTTATTCTCTAAACCCGATCTACTTTTGCTCGATGAACCCACCAACATGTTGGATATAAAGGCTATAATATGGCTGGAAACGTATTTGCAAACATGGCCTACTACAATATTGGTGGTATCTCACGATCGCAACTTTTTGGATACGGTGCCAACTGATATTTtacatttacattcccaacagTTGGAGCCATACAA ggGCAACTATGAGCAGTTTGAGAAAACAAAGAATGAAAAACTCAAGGCCCAACGTAgagaatatgaggctcaaatggcTCATCGAAATCATGTACAAGAGTTCATAGACCGTTTCCGTTATAATGCGAATCGAGCTGCTTCGGtacaatccaaaatcaaaatgttGGAGAAATT gccCGAACTGAAACCTgttgaaaaggaagtggaagtTAAGCTTAAATTCCCCGATGTAGAACCTTTGAATCCTCCTGTTTTAGCTATATCCGATATTGAATTCAGATACAATCCCAACGATCCATTGCCTGTATTTAAAAATGTCAATCTCTCAGCTACATCAGATTCCAGGATATGTATT GTGGGTGAAAACGGAGCTGGTAAATCCACACTGCTGAAAATTATTGTGGGACAGCTGACAACGCCCTTGGGAAATATTGTCTTACATCGCAGCTTACGTATAGGGTACTTTGCCCAACATCACGTTGACCATCTCAATATGAATCTAACATGCGTTGGAGTTCTGGCAGAACTATTTCCGGGTAGACCTGATGAAGAATATCGCAGGCAGTTGGGTAGTTTTGGAGTCTCAGGAACATTGGCACTACAAAGTCTGGCTAGTTTATCAGGAGGTCAAAAATCCAGAGTAGCTTTAGCTAAAATGTGCATGG ccgaaCCTAATTTCTTAGTTCTTGATGAACCCACCAATCATTTAGATATTGAAACGATAGATGCTTTGGGTAAAGCCATAAATGCTTTTAAG GGTGGCGTCATTTTAGTATCTCACGACGAACGTTTAATTAAAGTGGTTTGCAAGGAACTTTGGGTTTGCGGTGATCGCACCGTTCGCGCCATTGAAGGCGGTTTGGATGAATACAAGCGTGAAGTATACAAAGAAATTGAAGCTAATAGTTAA
- the LOC106086271 gene encoding histone-lysine N-methyltransferase ash1: MSTLNDSKSRNVLESQHQHRKESSSIPENKNEHESPQKDKHKKRHEKKKNCSNTASSGSATTNSSSSSSSNSSHTSNSSSSVSNLSNIALATQFSIQRTDSDGCLRMKISAIRPTVTAVQNIKPPLAKTTRQEEQKSVSALSNKSSESIKLKISSPPPTPTPTPSSTQNQQKYKQAQQQQEKRIKSEEKMKTLVSTATTPVTAKALSVIVSPRSAAIKEKNELSLTSLIPVLATNTTMSGGGVGDSDVTDSGCSEATNTTNATTGPEKISKRKVKRKKSVIKGVIEAKRSLKSLKSLLTTAQTNVFSTDSEDEPLSQKLKANVAASACTQRAPRLLLTALGVKHVTANNLGHSHINMQACGAPVSTGTTGVSDHIGLSSSDNELPNVRAAVERVVEDSDDDEDSPLLSHYPKTKTKQLPQYQSTLLQDFMEKTQMLGQNTKSSESENTKSSQATTSQSEILAQINTNSQSDSISSSAASVNKKRRGRPKKPDKLVDLTLTMMSPSHHTNAQQKITSSNINESGDSGVVSTTSISTQSTSPHPCTTLASGNDNSVLLHSPSKSANTTADKQGVESTSESAAAASCSSASTKPKIDIALLDKRMYATERVLYPPPRNKRRQSMSAAASTGGGDKTQKNATHPSNQQQSATKDDIQLDPVWRKIDVNRKFRRPSVCSTTGYKSDGDERFRDRSSKSTVCSKILAAKSGYVSDYGSSSFRVSKHTKHSHNSGYKSDASCKSRYSTKSCASRKSRAKSCGYRSDCKESILGGTSKSSKFRRKRRSSIMPKSIGSLKDEQDILQLAGLSLGQSSEESNEYVCKPSLEKLPTTSASKKYGEINRYIATGEYFGRGSSGNSHHNSHKSFASLSNSNQAKIFDLSNDLPPTPAKLSLHQRKNSTTSEFAHDLLQLPGSHHAARKIKSRRSSVASYCSSFYSVGTTKMRKRRRRKLFRSHNSSSSKNAIVDSKLLTEIEILTNTFSTRCRIQSSGVSEKTTGSVTVGGILSQKEKLMAEATKLKQSFAAAAAAQAVASTSSASVSMGKRDARDKKSLKKRKMSENLDFAMLSARAEGGSGMAPSSGSGQGTSSKRRHKKASSSSPDDHKLPLKKRHYLLTPGEKPSDVAVAVAAKLFANNSEAWAAAAAAAKSTANTKSQQQFNAKTAKANLTPKKRHLLQQPPHSLSEDSNSNKTASTLSPLRVAVGDSNSISGGKLLDISPQSLNSLKQVTEAVHKKRSRLEGLVSRIAINHHGEDVVTCARQKTPLSSVLQIESESSSCPPPGVFEPSVELEIQIPPMAKLTDATTGIITKSEVDSPLLLDMNTDSAQRMQGQRVVESLLNKTGGNLLLKRKRKKINRTGFPTVRRKRRKLQDSLILDATTDCGECVQMAEELSSPIISKAATVSATTTIERKEDSAAVQPKHCDRVPQEGETSQTFLERNNRTPRLSVVALERLQESPMNSKERSEQTSAPAANEKLLEQSPSTPRSRHTRREFKRKLDKEDKSSTTSKVTEATSWQNAIPASAEKRMPSTKKSEPSKPSNEESKSQASKSSKKLSSAEAEEEDNKPLASRARRSKLIKETKSIRPKTPPPPPPPATGQVRKQSSVSKTVKSLLDANIKLPAGIDPSTLLSCKIKLKRRNSIHPMIMSQKCTPAVAKAPPPIPAPIEIIRTPEEIERDAKAVDCNVNYEEHDVLPLKERQYRVNGETDHSDTSDEKLSTSSKKMKIGKKTYLPAGLFSDYYKVAQVATTKRAYNKKDSFEKKSESENKPQPEVKETKDGSEVAIKPTLPPPPYCEKYLRRTQYDFELPYDIWWAHTNSKLPSRITVASWNFRKIRTNMYAENVKPPPVAAYDHPMCNCKPDMGCGDNCLNRMVYTECSPTNCPTRDKCQNQKIQKHEIAPGVERFMTENKGWGVRTKLPIPKGTYILEYVGEVVTEREFKDRMATIYLNDTHHYCLHLDGGLVIDGHRMGSDCRFVNHSCEPNCEIQKWSVNGLSRMALFAKRPITEGEELTYDYNFSLFNPSEGQPCRCNTPHCRGVIGGKSQRIKPLPIEPKATIEPTPKSGDAKGRQRKRKAKKNTQRQATKVVATPTRMQPLSEKEKKLVLKYSIFLVRNFEKIRAKKRNRKALDRSCDSKSQTPIATTPTPASSPSPVMPGAITQRRPSTPASLAAQITALCTARSIKTRGLTLAVQDPELDKMAKMAKVLRDICTNLEMAKNPDNTQQSLVAITLLPSAGMNSNKKKKASMKNQQKVEVTDFKGIQSNVEQGFYKLPAEFNADMVKLLKETRLTLEKNHESSKLGHVELLEKEFQEEKQKQYTTLLEILGDEMLLKDFKPIVNAVEHEPQEYVKRIEQHPGANTSLDTSSAHTEDIIRCICGLFKDEGLMIQCARCMVWQHTECTKADVKAENYLCERCEPRIVDREIPLEDFTEEGHRYYLTLMRGQNLQVRQGDAVYVLRDIPVKDAAGNVVPLKKHTYETIGEIDYNECDIFRVERLWKDGKGKRFIFGHHFLRPHETYHEPSRKFYPNEVVRVPLYEVVPINLVIGRCWVLDRTTFCKGRPIECNDETHCFICELRVDKSARFFARTKTNHPTCTKSYAFRKFEEKLKIAKTYAPHEVDPSMLKSKKQKTENESPSLATSSTTATGNAGGGSSKKETNKLYQTPTKKRQNSTSPATITISTTTNSTPVMSIKEKRSHLETVLKVLKTRSKHLSTGGNEPPLDLTYLLSGRGARQRKTPLAIRKDFV, translated from the exons ATGAGCACATTGAATGATTCAAAATCAAGGAATGTTTTGGAATCGCAGCATCAGCATAGAAAAGAATCCTCATCAATACCagaaaataaa AATGAACATGAGAGCCCACAAAAAGATAAACATAAGAAAAGACATGAGAAGAAGAAAAACTGTAGCAACACAGCATCATCAGGTTCAGCGACAACgaatagcagcagcagcagtagcagtaaCAGCAGTCacaccagcaacagcagcagcagcgttAGTAATTTATCAAATATTGCATTAGCCACACAATTCAGCATACAACGCACTGATTCTGATGGTTGTCTGCgcatgaagatatccgccattAGACCCACAGTTACAGCTGTTCAAAATATTAAGCCCCCATTGGCAAAGACCACAAGGCAGGAAGAACAGAAATCTGTATCGGCCCTTAGCAATAAAAGTTCAGAAtcaatcaaattgaaaatttcatccccaccaccaacaccaacaccaacccCATCATCAAcacaaaatcaacaaaaatacaaacaagcACAACAGCAGCAAGAAAAACGAATAAAGTCtgaagaaaaaatgaaaactttAGTGAGTACCGCAACCACGCCGGTGACAGCAAAAGCCCTGTCTGTCATTGTTAGTCCACGTTCAGCCGCAATTAAAGAGAAAAATGAATTGTCGCTAACATCGTTAATACCGGTACTGGCAACTAACACCACCATGTCGGGCGGTGGTGTAGGAGATAGTGATGTTACAGATTCTGGATGTTCAGAGGCTACAAATACCACAAATGCAACCACAGGCCCTGAGAAAATATCCAAGCGTAAAGTTAAACgcaaaaaatctgtcataaaAGGTGTTATTGAGGCCAAAAGATCGCTGAAATCATTGAAATCGCTGCTGACCACAGCCCAAACAAATGTCTTTTCCACAGATTCAGAAGATGAGCCTTTGTCGCAAAAACTGAAAGCAAATGTAGCTGCGTCTGCGTGTACTCAGAGAGCTCCGCGTTTGCTGCTTACAGCTTTGGGTGTTAAACATGTGACTGCCAATAATCTAGGCCATTCCCATATAAATATGCAGGCCTGTGGTGCTCCAGTTTCTACTGGAACGACTGGAGTTAGCGATCACATTGGCTTATCCAGCAGTGATAATGAGTTGCCCAATGTGCGGGCTGCTGTCGAACGGGTGGTTGAAGATTCCGATGATGATGAAGATAGTCCGTTACTGTCGCATTATCCCAAAACCAAAACGAAGCAACTACCCCAATATCAGTCAACATTATTGCAAGATTTTATGGAAAAGACCCAAATGTTGGGTCAAAACACCAAATCATCGGAGAGCGAAAATACCAAGTCGTCGCAAGCGACGACATCACAAAGTGAGATATTAGCTCAGATCAATACTAATTCGCAATCGGACAGTATATCCTCATCAGCGGCAAGCGTCAATAAAAAACGTCGAGGAAGACCGAAAAAGCCGGATAAGCTTGTAGACTTAACCCTAACCATGATGTCACCTTCGCACCATACCAACGCTCAACAAAAAATTACCTCCTCGAATATAAATGAATCGGGAGATTCTGGCGTAGTGTCGACGACTAGTATATCAACACAAAGTACATCACCCCATCCCTGTACCACACTGGCTTCCGGTAATGATAATTCAGTGTTATTACATTCGCCCAGTAAGTCGGCAAATACAACGGCTGATAAGCAAGGCGTAGAGTCGACGTCGGAGTCGGCGGCTGCAGCGTCTTGCTCTTCTGCTTCAACAAAACCCAAAATTGATATTGCCTTATTGGATAAGCGCATGTATGCGACGGAACGAGTGCTATATCCTCCACCGAGGAATAAACGGAGACAATCGATGAGTGCGGCCGCTTCCACGGGTGGGGGAGACAAAACACAAAAGAATGCCACTCACCCATCCAACCAGCAGCAGAGTGCCACCAAGGACGACATTCAATTGGATCCTGTCTGGCGTAAAATCGATGTCAATCGTAAATTTCGCCGACCCAGCGTTTGCAGCACCACAGGCTATAAAAGCGATGGTGATGAACGCTTTAGAGATCGTTCCTCTAAATCTACGGTGTGCAGCAAAATCTTGGCTGCCAAAAGTGGTTACGTTTCGGACTATGGCTCATCTTCGTTTCGCGTCTCGAAACATACAAAACACTCCCATAATTCTGGCTACAAAAGCGATGCGAGTTGCAAAAGTCGCTACAGCACAAAAAGCTGCGCTTCTCGGAAATCTCGTGCCAAATCTTGTGGTTATCGAAGCGATTGCAAGGAAAGCATATTGGGAGGTACTTCGAAATCATCCAAGTTTCGCAGAAAAAGGAGATCTTCAATTATGCCCAAGTCAATAGGTTCGCTCAAAGACGAACAAGACATATTGCAATTGGCTGGTTTGTCCTTGGGTCAAAGCAGTGAGGAATCCAATGAGTATGTCTGCAAGCCATCGCTGGAGAAGCTGCCCACTACCAGTGCCTCGAAGAAATATGGTGAAATCAATCGCTACATAGCTACGGGAGAGTACTTTGGCCGGGGTTCCTCCGGCAACAGTCATCATAATTCTCACAAGTCTTTCGCCAGTTTGAGCAACAGCAATCAGGCGAAAATCTTTGACTTGTCCAACGATCTTCCACCAACTCCTGCCAAACTGTCATTGCATCAGCGTAAGAACTCCACCACTTCTGAATTTGCTCACGATTTGCTACAACTGCCGGGATCCCATCATGCGGCGAGAAAAATAAAGTCGCGTAGATCATCGGTGGCAAGCTATTGCAGCTCCTTTTATTCGGTGGGCACCACCAAGATGCGCAAACGGCGGCGACGAAAGCTGTTTCGTTCTCATAACTCATCGTCGAGTAAAAATGCCATTGTGGACTCGAAATTATTAACTGAAATAGAAATACTCACAAACACATTTTCAACGAGATGTAGAATTCAAAGTTCTGGGGTCTCCGAAAAAACAACAGGTTCGGTTACTGTTGGTGGTATTTTATCACAAAAGGAAAAATTGATGGCTGAGGCGACAAAACTGAAGCAAAGTTTTGCGGCTGCTGCAGCAGCGCAAGCGGTAGCATCTACATCCAGTGCCTCAGTATCAATGGGCAAAAGAGATGCAAGGGACAAGAAGTCTTTGAAAAAGCGTAAGATGTCCGAAAACCTGGATTTTGCCATGCTCTCGGCCAGAGCAGAAGGAGGTAGTGGTATGGCCCCATCTAGTGGATCGGGCCAGGGAACATCTTCGAAAAGAAGGCACAAAAAGGCCAGTAGTTCTAGTCCGGATGATCACAAGTTGCCATTGAAGAAACGCCACTACCTTTTAACTCCCGGCGAGAAACCCAGCGATGTTGCAGTGGCCGTGGCCGCTAAATTATTCGCTAACAATTCCGAGGCATGGGCCGCAGCAGCAGCCGCTGCCAAATCTACGGCCAACACAAAATCTCAGCAACAATTCAATGCAAAGACGGCTAAGGCCAATCTAACTCCCAAGAAACGGCATCTGCTGCAGCAGCCCCCACATTCTCTTAGTGAAGACTCGAATAGTAATAAGACTGCAAGCACTCTCTCTCCACTGAGGGTAGCGGTTGGCGACTCCAATTCCATAAGTGGCGGTAAGTTGTTGGACATAAGTCCACAATCACTGAACAGTCTCAAGCAAGTCACCGAGGCAGTGCACAAGAAAAGGTCACGTTTGGAAGGTTTGGTTTCGCGCATTGCCATTAACCACCATGGAGAGGATGTGGTGACATGTGCTAGACAAAAAACACCGCTGTCTTCGGTGCTGCAAATAGAATCGGAGTCTTCTTCTTGTCCTCCACCGGGAGTCTTCGAGCCTTCGGTAGAATTAGAAATACAAATACCGCCCATGGCTAAACTAACAGATGCCACTACTGGTATTATCACTAAATCGGAGGTTGATTCACCCCTTTTGTTGGACATGAACACGGACTCGGCGCAAAGAATGCAAGGCCAACGCGTTGTGGAATCGCTGCTAAATAAAACCGGCGGCAATTTGTTGTTAAAAAGAAAACGCAAGAAAATCAATCGCACTGGCTTTCCCACAGTGCGGCGTAAGAGACGCAAGCTGCAAGATAGTTTGATATTAGATGCCACAACCGATTGTGGCGAATGTGTGCAAATGGCAGAGGAACTCTCCTCGCCCATTATTTCCAAAGCAGCGACAGTTTCAGCCACCACAACTATCGAGAGAAAAGAGGATAGTGCTGCAGTGCAACCAAAGCATTGTGATAGAGTACCACAAGAGGGGGAAACATCTCAAACCTTTCTGGAGCGAAACAATAGAACACCTCGTCTCTCGGTGGTGGCACTGGAAAGATTACAAGAATCTCCTATGAACAGTAAGGAAAGAAGTGAGCAAACCTCTGCACCGGCGGCAAACGAGAAACTTTTGGAACAATCACCCTCCACGCCCAGGTCAAGACATACACGTCGTGAATTCAAACGAAAGTTGGATAAAGAGGATAAATCCTCTACGACAAGCAAAGTGACTGAAGCAACAAGTTGGCAAAACGCCATACCAGCAAGTGCCGAAAAACGTATGCCTTCCACAAAGAAATCGGAGCCATCGAAACCGTCGAATGAGGAAAGCAAATCTCAAGCTTCCAAATCATCCAAAAAGTTGTCATCAGCAGAAGCGGAAGAAGAAGACAACAAACCTTTGGCTTCGAGAGCAAGGCGTTCAAAACTCATCAAAGAAACCAAATCGATTAGACCTAAAACACCTCCGCCACCTCCTCCACCTGCAACTGGTCAAGTTCGAAAGCAATCATCTGTCTCAAAGACGGTAAAATCTCTGCTTGATGCGAACATCAAACTCCCAGCTGGCATAGATCCTAGTACGTTGCTAAGTTGCAAAATAAAACTTAAGCGACGAAATTCCATACATCCCATGATTATGTCTCAAAAGTGTACACCGGCTGTAGCAAAGGCTCCTCCTCCTATCCCGGCACCAATTGAAATAATTCGAACACCAGAAGAGATAGAAAGGGACGCCAAAGCCGTCGATTGCAATGTCAACTACGAGGAGCATGATGTTTTGCCTTTGAAAGAACGCCAATACCGGGTAAATGGAGAGACTGATCACAGTGATACCAGTGACGAGAAGTTATCCACATCCTCCAAGAAAATGAAAATAGGCAAAAAGACCTATCTACCAGCCGGTTTATTTTCAGACTACTACAAAGTCGCTCAGGTAGCAACCACAAAAAGAGCCTACAACAAAAAAGATTCTTTTGAGAAAAAATCCGAAAGTGAAAATAAACCTCAGCCGGAGGTTAAGGAAACTAAAGATGGCTCCGAGGTAGCTATCAAGCCGACATTACCTCCCCCTCCGTATTGTGAGAAATACCTGCGGCGCACACAATACGATTTCGAATTGCCCTATGATATTTGGTGGGCCCACACCAACTCTAAACTGCCCTCTCGCATAACAGTGGCATCTTGGAATTTTCGCAAAATACGCACCAACATGTATGCCGAAAATGTGAAACCTCCTCCCGTGGCAGCCTATGACCATCCCATGTGCAATTGCAAACCAGACATGGGTTGTGGTGATAATTGCCTCAATCGCATGGTCTACACCGAATGTTCCCCAACCAACTGTCCCACTCGTGATAAATGTCAAAAtcagaaaatacaaaaacatgaaattgctCCCGGCGTAGAAAGATTCATGACCGAGAATAAGGGTTGGGGCGTACGCACCAAATTACCCATACCCAAGGGTACCTACATTTTGGAATATGTTGGAGAAGTTGTCACCGAACGCGAATTTAAAGATCGCATGGCCACCATATATCTAAATGATACCCATCACTATTGTTTACATTTGGATGGTGGTTTGGTAATTGATGGTCACCGCATGGGCAGCGATTGCCGTTTTGTCAATCATTCTTGTGAGCCGAATTGTGAAATACAAAAATGGTCAGTAAATGGCTTGTCTCGCATGGCTTTATTTGCCAAACGGCCCATTACGGAGGGCGAAGAATTGACCTATGACtacaatttttctttgtttaatcCCTCGGAGGGTCAACCATGTCGATGTAATACACCTCATTGCCGTGGCGTCATTGGTGGTAAATCGCAGCGCATCAAACCGTTACCAATAGAGCCAAAG GCTACCATTGAACCAACACCTAAGAGCGGAGATGCCAAAGGTCGCCAGAGAAAACGCAAAGCAAAAAAGAATACTCAACGACAGGCAACCAAAGTTGTGGCAACACCTACTCGCATGCAACCCTTATCAGAAAAGGAAAAGAAACTTGTTTTGAAATATTCCATATTTTTGGtacgaaattttgagaaaatacgTGCCAAAAAACGCAACCGCAAAGCCTTAGATAGGAGCTGCGATTCAAAATCGCAAACTCCCATAGCGACGACCCCAACTCCAGCATCTAGTCCAAGTCCCGTAATGCCAGGTGCTATAACTCAAAGACGCCCCTCCACCCCAGCATCATTGGCTGCTCAAATAACGGCTCTGTGCACAGCTAGAAGCATAAAGACCCGCGGTCTTACCCTAGCAGTGCAAGATCCTGAATTGGATAAAATGGCCAAAATGGCAAAAGTTTTACGGGATATTTGCACTAATTTAGAAATGGCTAAAAATCCCGACAATACCCAACAGTCTCTGGTGGCTATCACACTTTTGCCATCTGCTGGCATGAATAGCAATAAAAAGAAGAAAGCCTCAATGAAGAATCAACAGAAGGTAGAAGTAACTGACTTCAAAGGAATTCAAAGTAACGTTGAGCAAGGCTTCTACAAACTCCCTGCAGAATTTAATGCTGATATGGTGAAGTTACTGAAAGAAACAAGACTAACGTTAGAGAAAAACCACGAGTCGAGCAAATTGGGTCACGTGGAATTGCTGGAAAAAGAATTTCAggaggaaaaacaaaaacaatacacaacattattggaaataCTAGGAGATGAAATGTTGTTGAAAGATTTCAAGCCAATCGTAAATGCTGTAGAGCATGAGCCACAGGAATATGTCAAACGAATAGAGCAACATCCAGGCGCCAACACCAGTCTGGACACTTCATCTGCACATACTGAGGATATAATACGTTGCATTTGTGGCCTTTTCAAAGATGAGGGTTTAATGATCCAATGTGCTCGCTGTATGGTATGGCAGCACACGGAATGTACTAAAGCCGATGTAAAAGCTGAAAACTATCTCTGTGAACGTTGTGAGCCGCGTATTGTCGACAGAGAGATACCTTTGGAGGATTTCACCGAAGAAGGTCATCGCTATTATCTAACACTAATGCGTGGTCAAAACTTGCAGGTGCGGCAAGGTGATGCTGTCTATGTTCTACGCGATATACCTGTTAAGGATGCTGCTGGCAATGTTGTACCTTTGAAGAAGCACACCTACGAGACAATTGGCGAAATTGATTACAACGAATGTGACATCTTTCGCGTCGAGCGTTTGTGGAAAGATGGCAAGGGTAAACGTTTTATATTCGGTCATCATTTTCTGAGACCGCATGAAACATACCACGAACCCTCGCGTAAATTCTACCCCAACGAAGTGGTACGTGTGCCGCTGTATGAAGTTGTCCCCATCAACCTGGTCATAGGTCGCTGTTGGGTCTTGGATCGTACAACATTCTGCAAGGGTCGACCGATTGAATGCAACGATGAGACGCACTGTTTTATTTGTGAACTGCGCGTGGATAAGTCGGCAAGGTTCTTTGCGCGAACCAAAACAAATCATCCGACTTGTACAAAAAGTTATGCATTCCGAAAATTCGAGGAGAAGTTAAAGATAGCTAAGACATATGCG CCTCATGAAGTAGATCCATCAATGTTGaaatccaaaaaacaaaagactgAAAATGAATCACCAAGCCTAGCGACAAGTTCAACTACAGCTACTGGAAATGCTGGTGGTGGATCTTCAAAGAAGGAAACCAATAAACTATATCAAACTCCCACAAAGAAACGTCAAAATAGCACCAGTCCAGCTACAATAACAATTTCGACGACCACAAATTCAACGCCAGTAATG AGCATCAAGGAAAAACGCTCGCATTTGGAAACTGTATTAAAAGTACTAAAAACACGTTCTAAACATTTAAGTACAGGCGGCAATGAACCTCCCTTAGATCTGACGTACCTATTATCGGGACGTGGAGCTCGCCAGAGAAAAACTCCACTcgctataagaaaagattttgtgTAA
- the LOC106086269 gene encoding superoxide dismutase [Cu-Zn], producing the protein MPAKAVCVINGDAKGTVFFEQADENSPVTVTGEVTGLPKGLHGFHVHEFGDNTNGCISAGPHFNPKGKEHGAPCDENRHVGDLGNVESSGDGPTKVNITDSQISLFGANSILGRTVVVHADPDDLGKGGHELSKTTGNAGARVGCGVIGIAKI; encoded by the exons ATGCCTGCTAAAGCTGTGTGTGTTATCAACGGTGACGCTAAGGGTACTGTGTTCTTCGAACAAGCC GATGAGAATTCACCTGTTACTGTAACCGGCGAGGTTACTGGTTTGCCCAAGGGTCTACATGGTTTCCATGTTCACGAATTTGGTGACAATACCAATGGCTGCATTTCTGCCGGCCCACATTTCAATCCCAAGGGTAAGGAACATGGTGCACCTTGCGATGAGAACCGACATGTTGGTGATTTGGGCAATGTTGAATCTAGTGGTGATGGTCCCACCAAG GTTAACATTACTGACTCTCAAATCAGTTTGTTTGGTGCCAATAGCATTTTGGGTCGCACAGTTGTTGTTCATGCCGATCCCGATGACTTGGGCAAGGGTGGCCATGAATTAAGCAAAACAACTGGTAATGCTGGTGCTCGCGTTGGTTGCGGTGTCATTGGAATTGCTAAAATCTAA